In Nymphalis io chromosome 13, ilAglIoxx1.1, whole genome shotgun sequence, one genomic interval encodes:
- the LOC126773084 gene encoding larval/pupal cuticle protein H1C-like has translation MQRFVVFVAFLACAAAAPAPGLLLSHATPVVAAVHAAPVVHATPVVHAAVPVVGSKTTITKSSQLVNHGSPVVHAVHAVHTPVVAAVPVVKTAVVHATPIVHAPVVHAAPIVHAAPVVHSVAPVVVKTAPSAVAHSSSVVHHSAIKAIPVVALH, from the exons ATGCAGAGATTC GTAGTTTTCGTTGCTTTCCTCGCCTGCGCTGCTGCCGCACCCGCTCCCGGCCTTCTGTTGTCTCATGCGACCCCAGTAGTCGCTGCGGTCCACGCTGCCCCCGTGGTCCACGCCACTCCAGTAGTCCACGCCGCAGTGCCAGTCGTCGGCTCCAAGACTACCATTACTAAGAGCAGCCAGCTCGTCAACCATGGCTCTCCCGTCGTTCACGCTGTCCACGCCGTCCACACCCCAGTGGTCGCTGCTGTTCCCGTTGTGAAGACCGCTGTTGTTCACGCCACCCCCATAGTCCACGCTCCAGTTGTACATGCTGCCCCAATCGTGCACGCTGCCCCAGTCGTCCACTCCGTCGCCCCTGTTGTTGTCAAGACCGCTCCTTCCGCGGTCGCTCACAGCAGCTCCGTCGTCCATCATTCTGCCATCAAGGCTATCCCAGTTGTAGCTCTCCATTGa